A window of Pirellulales bacterium genomic DNA:
TGTAGACAATCGCATCGCCTTTCATCCGGAAACTATTCGCGTAGATGAGGTACTGCAAGAAACTAACGCTGAACGTCGCCGGGTGTTATTAGATCGCTATGGATTCAGGCGGTTTTTAATCAACGCCGGGGCGGATATCTTGGATCGAGATACAGATCCCGGTGGGCAACGCGAATTGGTACGACTGAAATGGGAAGGGGACGAAGAGCTGGTCGCGTTATCATGTTTTTGCCCTTCGACCGGTCGGCACTATATGATTCGAGTTCCTCCGACGACCCCCACGTGTCGTCATGCGGCGGCATGGATTGCTGGCTTTGACGACCCCGACCAGTACCGACCCGTTCTAGAGACTTAATCCATTTGTTAATTTTGCCGAATCTTAACCTTGAATTCCAAAAGGAAAATTCATGTACTCAAACTTGTTGACAAATTTTTGCGGCTTGCCCGTGACAGATTTCAATGATGTTTCTGATTGGCAAGGGGTCGAAACAGCGTATCGCTTGCGCTCTGAATACAATGACCAAGAAAGCATTGCCGACCGCCTCAAAAAATTGCTCTCGATCCCGGAATCAGCACAGCTTAAAAGCCTAATCATTGGTGCCTGGTCGGAAGCTTATGAAAGTGGTAGCAATAATACTATTGATATACTAATTAACGCCGCTCCGAAGCTGCCTAACTTGCGCTCGATATTTATGGGGGATATCACTTATGAAGAGTGCGAAATCTCGTGGATCAATCAAGCCGATATGTCGCCACTGCTGTCAAGCTTTCCGCAGTTGGAAGTCTTCCGCGTGCGCGGCGGGACGGGTTTGGCTTTTTCTAAGATTAAACACGCTCATTTAACCGAGTTGGGCGTTGAAACCGGCGGCTTATCTCGATCAACTATTCGAGAGATTTTTCAATGTGATTTCCCTGCCTTGGAACATTTGGAGTTGTTACTCGGTGAACCGAACTATGGCTTTGATGGCGGTGTCGAGGACCTGCAACCGCTGTTGTCGGGAAAACTCTTTCCAAAACTCAAGTTCCTCGGCTTGATGAACAGCCAGATCGCCAATGACATAGCCGCCGTGGTGGTGAACTCGCCGATTGTCGAAAGAATCGAAATTCTTGATTTATCGATGGGGACCATCGACGACGAAGGAATCAAGTCGCTACTAGGTTTGGCCGAATGTACGAATCTGAAACAACTCAATGTGTCGCACCATTATGCCACCCCGACGACGATTGAAGAACTCAAGAAAGCCCTACCTTTTCCAGTTATCGCCGATGAAGCCCAGGACCCCAACGAAGAATGGAGATCGGTAGTCCATGCCGAGTAGTCCAGCGAGGTCGTTGACCATCATCGGTATTCCGGAGACTCGTCGTATCCAATCGATCCAGGCAGCGGCGACGCGGATGGGGTATGTTCAAGTGCAAGTCCTGAGCTATCTGGAACTTTTTGCGGATGCCAGTCGGTTGCAACTTTGCGAGGGATGGATTCGACTCGAGCCTCCAAACGAATGTTGGGCCACTACCCGTTTAATTCTCCAAGCAGGCATTGCCGCTTGCCAAGCCGGGAATCGACCGTACTTAAGTCTCGCTGCATTGGAAACGTTAACCTATATTAAAGGCCAGATGCTAGCCCCGTGGCAATGGTATCACGGTTTTTGCCACTGGCTGCATATATTTGCCGCGGAGACACCGCATTTACAATGGCTGAATCATCCGCACCATATCATGATCGCCTTTGATAAACTACAAACATTAATAAGCTGGGATAAGATGTCGCTACCTACTCCGCCCCGTTATCCAGTGATTAGGGGTTATGACGAATTACGGTCACTGATAAAAGTGCGCCACGCGCGCCTTTTTTTAAAGCTGCGTTATGGTTACACGGCTTTAGGTGCGGTTGCCTTGGAATGGCACAATGAGAAAATCCGCGCATTGACCACCATGGAAACAGTTGAAACTGGCGGTCAAAAGAGATTATTTTTAAATAAACGCGTCCAGCGGTTGCGCGATGAAAGCCAGATCGCCTGGCTGGTTGACCGTCTAGCGCAAGAGGAGCTGCTGGTCGAGGAGTGGTTGCCCAAAGCTCGCTACCAAGGTAAAAACTTTGATTTACGGGTGGTTGTTTTTCAAGGTCGGCCCCAACATGTCGTTGGTCGAGCAACCGCAGGACCGTTCACAAATCTTAATTTAGATGGCGTGCGGTTGTCGCGTGAGGATGTCCAAGCATCGCTCGCAATGATATGGGGTCAAATCGAGGCCTTGGCCGGGCGGGCAGCCGACCAGTTTCCACTTTGCAAGATGCTCGGACTCGATATTTTAATTCATGCTGATTGCCAGCGCTGCTTCTTGTTGGAAGCGAATGCTTGTGGTGACTATCTACCGGGACTTTTGCATAAAGGCGAAACAACCCATGAGATGGAAATGCGTGAATTGCTGGCGACTCACGGGAGTCACAACTGATGCCAACCGCAAACTTGCAAGACATTTTGATGATCACGTTTGACGCCCTGCGTTATGATGTGGCGGTCCAGGCTTGGGAACGGTGGCAGACACCATACTTACGCGGTTTGATACCAGCGGGTTGGGAGCAAAGACACAGTCCCGGCAATTTTACATTCGCTGCACACGCGGCGTATTTCGCGGGATTTTGGCCTACACCATTGCAACCTGGCAAGGATCGCCGACCGTTTACGTTACAATTTCCGGGGATGCGTCCAACGTTGGCCGAGACGATGGTACTGCATGGTCCGCATATTATTGAGGGTTTGCGACGCGTAGATTATCAAACCATTTGCATCGGCGGAGTAGGTTTTTTTAATCCCAGTACGCCATTGGGGAGTCTCTTTCCCAGTTACTTTGAACAGAGTTATTGGCAACCAGAATTTAGTGTAACAAATTACTCCTCGACCGCAGCGCAAGTACGCATGGCGTGCCAAACCTTGGAATCCGCGGACCGTGAACGTCCCGTTATGCTATTTTTGAATGTTTCGGCAACGCATGCTCCGACGGTGGACTATGTGGCGGGAGCAAAGGCGGAATCTTGTGACACCCAAGCCGCGGCTTTAGCCTATGTAGATCGCTGCTTACCCGCTTTATTTGCCGCAATCCAAAAGCGTAAGCGCGTGGGAGTGGCATATCTGATGTCGGATCATGGTACGCTTTTTGGCGAAGATGGTTGGGTCGGCCATCGTGTCAGCCATCCTTTGGTCTGGAATATTCCCTATACAGAATATCACTGGGAACCGCAGTCTTGACTATGAGCCTTCTTCAAACGACGACGTTGGGTGAGTTCGCGACTTACGCCTATTCTTATCCGCATAAATCGGCCTATGGTCGTTTAAGTCCGCCTATCAGTATAAATCAGATTTGGCAAGCAGAATCGACAGAGCAGTTATCGCTATACTTACACATGCCCTTTTGTGAAATGCGATGCGGCTTTTGCAATCTATTTACTCAGTCGCAGCCGGCGGGGGATCAAGTCGCTACATATTTGAAAGCCTTGGCTGTTCAAATGTCAGTCGTGTCGGATCAAATTCCAAATTTGCATTTTAGTCAATTCGCGATTGGCGGTGGCACGCCCACATTTTTAGCAGCAAATCAACTAGAAACGTTGTTCGAGCAATTGATTTATAGACTAAAGCTTGATTTTGCGCAAACACCTACTTCGATCGAAACTTCACCAGGGACCGTTACGAAAGAACGTTTGCAGCTACTCCGTGCTTACGGGATTCACCGCGTCAGTATTGGTATACAATCTTTTGACAAACAGGCCGCCGGGCTATTGGGTCGGCCACAAGAAATATTAACTGTTCTACGTGCGTTAGAGTTGCTGTCAAAGTACAACTTTCCCGTGCTGAATATTGACTTGATCTATGGCCATCCGGAGCAATCTTTATCGACTTGGCTAGAAGATATCAGGCAAGCTTTAAGGTTTGCTCCCAACGAGTTATATCTTTATCCGTTATATATTCGGCCCCAGACTGGCTTGTCGAAAATTCTCCCGTACCAGCATACGCACCGTGTTGATTTATATCAATCAGCGCGAGGACTGTTGCTATCGGAGGGATACCGCCAGTTGTCGCTGCGCGCCTTTCAAAAGCCAAGCGCTGCCCGCCACTCGACTTATGCTTGCCAACGCGATGGTATGATTGGATTAGGCTGCGGTGCTCGCTCTTATACACAGGAAATCCACTATGCGACACGTTTTGCGACGACACAAGCTGGCATCCAAACAGTGCTCGCTGAATGGATTCAGCAGACTCCAGCGGAGTTTGCATTAGCTACGCATGGTATCTGGTTGTCACGCGAGGAGCAGTTTCGTCGCTATTTGATTTTGAGCTTACTGCCCGTGGAAGGAGTTTTGTTAACTGAACTACAAAATCGTTTTCCCGATTTTGACTATCGTGACTTGTCTGGTATCAAACAACTCCAAGAGCGTAACTGGGCTGTGATTCAAGACCAGCGACTGCAATTGACACCTAAAGGTTTACAATACTCAGATCAAGTTGCTCCGCTGCTCTATTCGAATACAGTACTAGATAAACTCCAAGCTTTTGTGCAGTTTCAATCATCTCGCGAGCCGGTGATATGAAACTGACCATTCTTTACCGCGGTGAATTGGCTAGTTGCAACTATGCTTGTGGCTATTGTCCGTTTGCCAAACGCCGTGATACACAAAAACAATTGCAACTCGACCGTGTGGAATTAGCCAGGTTTGTCACTTGGTTGAAGGAGCAAGACCAACATCAGTGGCAGTTACTGTTCACACCGTGGGGCGAAGCACTGATCCGTCCTTGGTATCGTCGCGCGATCAGTGAACTGACTTTTCAGCCTCACCTCCAATCGGTTACGGTACAAACCAATTTGACTTGTCCATTACATTGGCTACTGGATTGTCAAAGCACGAAGCTTAATATTTTGGCCACTTTTCATCCAACTGAAACAACAATCCCGCAATTCCTGAAAAGAGTTTCGGCAGTTCAGTTGGCTGGCGTGCACATTACAGTGGGCATGGTAGCCGTGGCTGAGCAATTAACGTTGATCCACGAATTCCGTCGTCAATTACCCTCTGAAATCTACCTATGGCTAAACCCGCAGCAACCTCGCCGTCGGCCTTACACCACCAACGAGCTTGAGCAGTTTGAGCAGATTGATCCCTACTATCAACTGTCAGCGCAACGCCTGCTGTCTCAGGGTCTTTATTGTCCCACGGGCGAAACCTCGTTTACGGTATCGGGCTCAGGGGCGATGCGTCGTTGCCATTTTATAGATCAAATAATTGGAAATATTTACGACTCTGACTGGTTCTCAGCGTTACAACCCCGCGCATGCACGCGTAAAACCTGTGATTGTTACTTAGGCAAGTCTCAATTTTCCGCAAAGAAAATCGAGCCGATATTCGGAGAATTCACTTTGACGCGCACGCCCCTGCAGTGGCCTGCTCTGACTGGAATGATTTAGCATGTGCAGCTGAGTTGCTAAAGCAAGATTGCCTTGTTGCGTTATTCTAAAGCGATTCGTGGGACACAAAAATGATTCGTAAAGCAAATGGAATGTGAAATGATCATTTCCAAAGGCATTTCTTTACCTAAGCAGTTTTAGCACCCCACGCAACCTCTGCGCCAGGGAGTTGAATACCCGGATTTGTTATATAAAGTGATCCCTATAAAACGATGACCTGAGTGCCGTTATGCGGTCCATGCTCCGCCATGGCACCGCAAAAAGTGACCCATACCAAGCTGGGGGGGAATGGTTCCCCTCTGGAATTTAACCCAGCAGCAAAAACATGCGTCTGATTTTCCCCATTCTAGTCCTGTTGACTTTACCCGGTTTTACGGTGGTGGCTCATGCCGCCGACGTCGCGGGGCGTTCCCCCGAGTTGCAGGTATTGGACCGTTTTGTGGGGACCTGGGATTTTACCGTCACCGCCAAACCGCGCGACGGACAAGAGTCCACCCACAAAACCTCTGAAACACGGCACTGGTCGCTGGGCGGAAAGTTTGTCCTGTTCGAGAACGCGCAGACAGAGAATCCGGACGAGCCCCATCTTCATTTGTTAGTGACCTACGATCCCTCCACCAAGTCGTATCCGGCGGTCATGATGATCGGCGCCACGCGTTGGCTGGTCGACGGCACGTGGGATGAACAGAAAAGCACGATGACTTTTATGGGGAATTCGCCCGTGGATGGCCAAACCTTTGTCGTTCAGAATCGATTCGTCGACAAAGATCACTGCGAGACAACGGGAATGCTCAAAAACGCCAAAGGCGAGGTCTTTTTGGAACTGACGCAAAAGCAAACCCGCCGCGCGCAGTAAGTACCGCGACACACGCCACGCAACCGGGGCAATTGCCATGGTGAAAGTGTGGGAGTGCGTGGCATGACCGCATCGCGGTCCAAAAAACCGCACAGCGATCCTGTGTCAACGCCCAAGGGGCCTTCAATTGTTCATGAGATAATTCCTGCCCCGGGGCAAATGCAGGATACGGATTGAGGCCGTTTTGCGTTAGAAAGTGCCGTAGGGCAAAACGTGTCTCGCAAGTTAGCGTAGTTCCGACTTAGCACGGTAACAATGCCCCATAACATCGCCGCGATCTAAAACAACAGGACGTGATGCGCTGTACGGATTTGCTCCAGCCCTCCTTGTGTTGACACCGCCCTGCACACTACTTCACTCCGGCCCTCTCCCGAGAGAGGGTTGGTTAAGAATAATTCGCAACCATCGGGAGAGGGGGAAGAGTCGTGGGGCGGAACGTGTCTCGCCATAATGTCTGTCGGACCAGACATTACCGACACCAAGTGCTCGTTTCTTATTCACGCAACAAAAATCGCCCCTGGTTCGAACGGATCGGACCAGGGGCGATACACCAGAAGGTTTTTAGATCAACTTGAGCACATGCTCGGCAAGGTTTTTCTCGCCCAGCACCACGCTCAAGCGTCCCGCCGAGGCGATTTTTTCCAGGATTTCCAGTTCCCGGAGGCGCATCAGCGTGGGATTATCGG
This region includes:
- a CDS encoding STM4015 family protein gives rise to the protein MYSNLLTNFCGLPVTDFNDVSDWQGVETAYRLRSEYNDQESIADRLKKLLSIPESAQLKSLIIGAWSEAYESGSNNTIDILINAAPKLPNLRSIFMGDITYEECEISWINQADMSPLLSSFPQLEVFRVRGGTGLAFSKIKHAHLTELGVETGGLSRSTIREIFQCDFPALEHLELLLGEPNYGFDGGVEDLQPLLSGKLFPKLKFLGLMNSQIANDIAAVVVNSPIVERIEILDLSMGTIDDEGIKSLLGLAECTNLKQLNVSHHYATPTTIEELKKALPFPVIADEAQDPNEEWRSVVHAE
- a CDS encoding STM4014 family protein, which produces MTIIGIPETRRIQSIQAAATRMGYVQVQVLSYLELFADASRLQLCEGWIRLEPPNECWATTRLILQAGIAACQAGNRPYLSLAALETLTYIKGQMLAPWQWYHGFCHWLHIFAAETPHLQWLNHPHHIMIAFDKLQTLISWDKMSLPTPPRYPVIRGYDELRSLIKVRHARLFLKLRYGYTALGAVALEWHNEKIRALTTMETVETGGQKRLFLNKRVQRLRDESQIAWLVDRLAQEELLVEEWLPKARYQGKNFDLRVVVFQGRPQHVVGRATAGPFTNLNLDGVRLSREDVQASLAMIWGQIEALAGRAADQFPLCKMLGLDILIHADCQRCFLLEANACGDYLPGLLHKGETTHEMEMRELLATHGSHN
- a CDS encoding STM4013/SEN3800 family hydrolase, with the translated sequence MPTANLQDILMITFDALRYDVAVQAWERWQTPYLRGLIPAGWEQRHSPGNFTFAAHAAYFAGFWPTPLQPGKDRRPFTLQFPGMRPTLAETMVLHGPHIIEGLRRVDYQTICIGGVGFFNPSTPLGSLFPSYFEQSYWQPEFSVTNYSSTAAQVRMACQTLESADRERPVMLFLNVSATHAPTVDYVAGAKAESCDTQAAALAYVDRCLPALFAAIQKRKRVGVAYLMSDHGTLFGEDGWVGHRVSHPLVWNIPYTEYHWEPQS
- a CDS encoding STM4012 family radical SAM protein; translation: MSLLQTTTLGEFATYAYSYPHKSAYGRLSPPISINQIWQAESTEQLSLYLHMPFCEMRCGFCNLFTQSQPAGDQVATYLKALAVQMSVVSDQIPNLHFSQFAIGGGTPTFLAANQLETLFEQLIYRLKLDFAQTPTSIETSPGTVTKERLQLLRAYGIHRVSIGIQSFDKQAAGLLGRPQEILTVLRALELLSKYNFPVLNIDLIYGHPEQSLSTWLEDIRQALRFAPNELYLYPLYIRPQTGLSKILPYQHTHRVDLYQSARGLLLSEGYRQLSLRAFQKPSAARHSTYACQRDGMIGLGCGARSYTQEIHYATRFATTQAGIQTVLAEWIQQTPAEFALATHGIWLSREEQFRRYLILSLLPVEGVLLTELQNRFPDFDYRDLSGIKQLQERNWAVIQDQRLQLTPKGLQYSDQVAPLLYSNTVLDKLQAFVQFQSSREPVI
- a CDS encoding STM4011 family radical SAM protein, which translates into the protein MKLTILYRGELASCNYACGYCPFAKRRDTQKQLQLDRVELARFVTWLKEQDQHQWQLLFTPWGEALIRPWYRRAISELTFQPHLQSVTVQTNLTCPLHWLLDCQSTKLNILATFHPTETTIPQFLKRVSAVQLAGVHITVGMVAVAEQLTLIHEFRRQLPSEIYLWLNPQQPRRRPYTTNELEQFEQIDPYYQLSAQRLLSQGLYCPTGETSFTVSGSGAMRRCHFIDQIIGNIYDSDWFSALQPRACTRKTCDCYLGKSQFSAKKIEPIFGEFTLTRTPLQWPALTGMI
- a CDS encoding DUF1579 family protein, which translates into the protein MRLIFPILVLLTLPGFTVVAHAADVAGRSPELQVLDRFVGTWDFTVTAKPRDGQESTHKTSETRHWSLGGKFVLFENAQTENPDEPHLHLLVTYDPSTKSYPAVMMIGATRWLVDGTWDEQKSTMTFMGNSPVDGQTFVVQNRFVDKDHCETTGMLKNAKGEVFLELTQKQTRRAQ